One window of Manihot esculenta cultivar AM560-2 chromosome 17, M.esculenta_v8, whole genome shotgun sequence genomic DNA carries:
- the LOC122722181 gene encoding uncharacterized protein LOC122722181, whose translation MHSDRGWMYARLKDGLLNPLFLEGLNEFISAAKQFPDCLNGELIRCPCNRFKCQNRSFEDESTVRFHLMKYGFVRDYYVWYLHGEMQTYNEVHGRSNDSTYNTCNVEYQHTEFSNAYEQLVVDAAGPSFSPSISNEPPNQSTQRLYDMLAAVNQELWPGCENHSQLSAVARILNIKSEHHLSERCFDNICQFIKEILPTDNLFTDNFYSTKKLLEGLGLPIQKIHTCLNGCMIYWGEDNELLRCKVCDHPRYKRLQVSQSSSKTQVAYSKMYYMPITPRLQRLYASNATAKDMTWHANHGTNDDLMHHPADSHAWKAFDNNWPHFSAEKRNVRLGLCTDGFQPFGQSGQQYSSWPVILTPYNLPPWLCMKGEYMFLTILVPGPRNPKDKLDVYLQPLVTELKDLWENGVETYDAFNKENFNLRAALMWTISDFPAYAMLSGWSTAGRTACPYCMEDSDAFTLTRGGKQSWFDNHRKFLPPSHSFRRNKTAFRKNVSVTKKAKPPISGEEILKQIDELGFKRVIDEDAFEINSRLSKQCGWRKRSILWDLPYWKTNLIRHNLDVMHIEKNFFENIINTVMSVEGKTKDNAKSRADLNVICDRPELEMDQVTRRYPKACYTLDKQSKQVLCDWLKNLKFPDGYVSNMGRCIDMKKLKMFGMKSHDCHVFMQRIMPIAFRELLPSNVWQPLTELSNFFKELTSTTISESDMLRLHGEIPLIICKLERVFPPSFFDCMEHLPLHLAYEAWLAGPVQYRWMYPFERYLRRLKNNVRNKARVEGSICNAYLVEEATSFCAHYFESYVQTRHRKVPRNVDISESTENYEGNLSIFMQSGRPIGKGTTRYLMEDEYKAAQVYILLNCPEVKPYIDIYIDQLRSNDPLVNDSQIDIKLESEFSIWFNNFAHDSCNNISNKFIISLAMGPLRSVTSYNGYMVNGYKFQSKSYCASRATMNSGVCIKGSNYSSEESDYYGQLLEVIRLEYPGLPIKRVVLFKCNWFDPTPNVGTKIHSKYKLVDVNHKRSFNRYEPFVLGVQAMQVIYTPYPSLKRDKIDWWAAIKVKARSVIQLPTQENTQPADEPFQQEEMEHTAIIREIDDSTQQLNDPTGDVIEIDDGEENDEDETIIATETDDDDDDDLDVDSE comes from the exons ATGCATTCTGACAGAGGTTGGATGTATGCAAGACTAAAAGATGGTCTACTAAATCCTTTATTCCTTGAAGGATTAAATGAATTCATATCAGCTGCCAAACAGTTTCCAGACTGTTTGAATGGAGAACTTATTAGGTGTCCATGTAATCGATTTAAGTGCCAAAATCGCAGTTTTGAAGATGAGAGTACAGTTAGGTTTCATCTGATGAAATATGGGTTTGTTAGGGACTATTATGTATGGTATTTGCATGGAGAAATGCAAACCTACAATGAGGTCCACGGGAGAAGTAATGATTCGACTTACAACACTTGCAATGTGGAATATCAACATACTGAGTTCTCTAATGCTTATGAACAACTAGTTGTAGATGCAGCAGGACCGAGTTTCTCCCCATCAATTAGTAATGAGCCTCCAAATCAATCTACTCAGAGATTGTACGACATGTTGGCCGCTGTTAATCAGGAATTGTGGCCAGGTTGTGAAAATCATTCACAACTGTCAGCTGTGGCAAGGATATTGAATATCAAATCTGAACATCATTTGTCCGAACGTTGTTTTGACAATATTTGCCAATTCATCAAAGAGATTTTACCTACTGATAATTTGTTTACTGATAATTTCTACTCTACAAAGAAATTGCTTGAAGGCTTGGGATTACCAATTCAGAAGATTCATACTTGCTTAAATGGTTGTATGATTTATTGGGGTGAGGATAATGAATTGCTCAGGTGCAAGGTGTGTGATCATCCGAGGTACAAACGATTGCAAGTTAGCCAGAGCTCTAGTAAAACCCAAGTTGCTTATAGTAAAATGTATTACATGCCAATCACACCTAGACTACAAAGGTTGTACGCATCTAATGCTACAGCTAAGGATATGACTTGGCATGCAAATCATGGGACTAATGATGATTTAATGCATCATCCAGCTGATTCGCATGCATGGAAAGCTTTTGATAATAATTGGCCTCATTTCAGTGCTGAGAAACGTAATGTCCGTCTTGGACTGTGTACCGATGGTTTTCAACCCTTTGGACAATCTGGTCAGCAATATTCATCATGGCCTGTCATATTGACACCGTACAATTTACCCCCATGGTTATGCATGAAAGGTGAGTATATGTTTCTCACTATACTTGTCCCAGGGCCTAGAAATCCAAAAGATAAGTTGGATGTGTATTTGCAACCCCTAGTAACTGAGTTGAAAGATTTATGGGAGAATGGagttgaaacatatgatgcattcaataaagaaaatttcaacttGCGAGCTGCTTTAATGTGGACTATAAGTGATTTTCCTGCTTATGCAATGTTATCTGGATGGAGCACTGCAGGACGAACTGCTTGTCCTTATTGCATGGAAGATAGTGATGCATTCACATTGACAAGAGGAGGTAAGCAATCATGGTTTGATAATCATCGCAAATTTTTACCTCCTAGCCATTCTTTTAGAAGAAACAAAACAGCTTTTAGGAAGAATGTATCTGTTACTAAGAAAGCTAAACCACCTATTTCCGGTGAAGAAATACTTAAACAGATTGATGAATTGGGGTTTAAGAGGGTTATAGATGAGGatgcatttgaaataaattccCGTCTATCAAAGCAATGCGGTTGGCGAAAAAGAAGCATCTTGTGGGATTTACCGTATTGGAAAACAAATTTGATTCGACACAATCTTGATGTAATGCACATTgagaaaaatttttttgaaaatataatcaaCACTGTAATGAGTGTTGAGGGAAAGACAAAGGATAATGCCAAGTCAAGGGCAGACCTAAATGTGATCTGTGATCGGCCAGAGTTGGAAATGGATCAAGTCACTAGGAGATATCCCAAAGCTTGTTATACTCTAGATAAGCAAAGTAAGCAAGTATTATGTGATTGGTTGAAAAATCTCAAGTTTCCCGATGGATATGTTTCCAATATGGGGCGATGTATTGATATGAAGAAGCTGAAGATGTTTGGTATGAAGAGTCATGATTGTCATGTCTTCATGCAGCGGATTATGCCAATTGCATTTCGTGAGTTGCTTCCATCAAATGTGTGGCAACCCTTAACAGAGTTGAGTAATTTTTTTAAGGAGTTAACATCTACCACTATAAGTGAGAGTGATATGTTGCGGTTGCATGGTGAAATTCCTTTAATCATATGCAAGCTTGAGCGTGTTTTCCCTCCAAGCTTCTTTGATTGTATGGAACACCTCCCTCTCCATCTAGCATATGAAGCATGGCTGGCAGGTCCAGTGCAATATCGATGGATGTATCCTTTTGAACG atatcTGCGACGGCTTAAGAATAATGTCAGAAATAAAGCTAGAGTCGAGGGATCAATATGTAATGCGTACCTAGTAGAAGAAGCAACTTCATTTTGTGCACATTACTTTGAATCGTATGTCCAAACTAGACATCGAAAAGTGCCAAGGAATGTTGATATTTCAGAAAGTACTGAAAATTATGAAGGCAATCTATCAATCTTCATGCAGTCCGGTCGACCAATAGGAAAAGGGACAACCAGATatcttatggaggatgagtatAAAGCAGCACAAGTgtacatattattaaattgtcCAGAAGTGAAACCCTATATTGA CATTTACATTGATCAATTGCGCTCAAATGATCCGTTGGTCAATGATTCTCAGATTGACATCAAATTGGAGAGTGAATTCTCTATATGGTTCAACAATTTTGCTCATGATTCGTGCAATAACATATCCAATAAGTTTATCATATCGCTTGCAATGGGTCCATTACGAAGTGTGACATCATACAATGGATATATGGTGAATGGATATAAGTTTCAATCGAAGTCATACTGTGCAAGTAGAGCAACAATGAACAGTGGGGTGTGTATTAAGGGGTCAAATTACAGCAGCGAAGAAAGCGATTACTATGGACAATTGCTTGAAGTTATACGTTTGGAGTATCCAGGTCTTCCAATCAAGCGAGTTGTACTTTTCAAATGCAATTGGTTTGACCCCACTCCAAATGTAGGCACAAAGATCCATAGTAAATATAAACTTGTCGATGTGAATCATAAACGatcttttaatagatatgagcctTTTGTGCTGGGAGTACAAGCAATGCAAGTGATATATACTCCGTATCCTAGCCTAAAGCGAGATAAAATTGACTGGTGGGCTGCTATAAAAGTCAAAGCACGTTCTGTAATTCAACTTCCAACACAAGAAAATACACAACCTGCTGATGAACCATTTCAACAAGAGGAAATGGAACACACTGCCATAATTAGAGAAATTGATGATTCAACACAACAATTAAATGATCCAACTGGGGATGTTATTGAAATTGATGATGGtgaagaaaatgatgaagatGAAACTATAATAGCAACAGAaacagatgatgatgatgatgatgacttAGATGTAGATAGTGAATAG
- the LOC122722234 gene encoding uncharacterized protein LOC122722234: MRGRGRGSSSRGRGDHGRGSVHTTESENVNQDLVQHTALIPRPDQGERSTPGAASSTPASVHTSATASAPIGLPPIASTATSASASGSCAPTGLRPHIHLVNSVMQPSDPIARRITLIFKEKLVADGFCWKNVPEEVKEFYWQEFKKHFLWEEAIEQLMKIAWRKKAAERYRSLMCSVRNGKEKRLSLTEGVMDAWQFAWGATEYKEKCKKFSNNRKSETGGQGAGPSRHCGGSISQYRHQQQMRERLGRDPLPHELFEATHKKKGSSEFVDARSKSIHDRFLTLKEQASQTDNDSSQASRVDEAQLYFEAVGGEKKRRVYGLGSQASVFFPNKTSANTSFTSAQQNQDLQDEMADLRRKLQEREDNEQALIEQNVRITSELSQVKDLLMQLVSERQGNQPSAPGEGTSAQPAQPAQPPYQADETNDEDEDENTTHL; the protein is encoded by the exons ATGAGAGGACGAGGACGCGGATCTTCATCACGGGGTCGAGGAGACCATGGCAGGGGTAGTGTCCACACAACTGAATCAGAAAATGTCAATCAAGATTTGGTACAACACACTGCTTTGATTCCTAGACCAGACCAGGGTGAGAGATCCACACCGGGTGCTGCATCATCCACTCCTGCATCAGTGCACACATCTGCTACTGCCTCAGCACCCATAGGTTTGCCACCTATTGCATCTACGGCTACATCTGCATCTGCTTCTGGTAGTTGTGCACCTACAGGGCTCAGACCACATATTCACTTAGTAAATTCAGT CATGCAGCCTTCTGATCCGATTGCTAGGCGGATTACCTTGATCTTCAAGGAAAAGTTAGTAGCAGATGGATTTTGTTGGAAGAATGTACCAGAAGAGGTTAAAGAATTCTATTGGCAAGAATTTAAG AAACACTTCTTATGGGAGGAGGCAATAGAACAACTGATGAAGATAGCTTGGAGGAAGAAAGCTGCCGAGCGATATCGTAGCCTTATGTGTAGCGTAAGGAATGGGAAGGAGAAGAGACTATCACTGACAGAAGGAGTAATGGATGCATGGCAATTCGCTTGGGGAGCAACTGAGTATAAAGAGAAAtgcaaaaaattctcaaataacAGAAAGAGTGAAACAGGTGGGCAAGGTGCTGGCCCATCAAGacattgtggaggatccatatcTCAGTATAGGCATCAACAACAGATG CGCGAAAGACTAGGCAGAGATCCTCTACCTCATGAGTTATTTGAGGCTACGCATAAGAAGAAGGGTTCCTCAGAGTTTGTTGATGCACGCTCAAAGTCCATTCat GATCGCTTTCTGACTTTGAAAGAGCAAGCATCACAGACAGATAATGACAGTAGTCAGGCATCCCGCGTTGATGAGGCTCAGTTATACTTTGAGGCAGTAggtggagagaaaaaaagaagggtGTACGGTCTTGGATCACAGGCTTCAGTTTTCTTCCCAAACAAGACTTCTGCTAATACATCCTTCACATCAGCTCAGCAAAATCAGGATCTTCAAGATGAAATGGCTGATCTCAGACGCAAGCTACAGGAGcgtgaggataatgaacaagcaTTGATTGAGCAAAATGTGCGGATTACCTCTGAGCTCTCACAGGTGAAGGATTTACTTATGCAGCTTGTGAGTGAAAGACAAGGCAACCAGCCTTCAGCTCCCGGTGAGGGAACTTCTGCACAGCCTGCACAGCCTGCACAGCCTCCTTATCAAGCAGATGAAACAAATGATGAGGACGAGGACGAGAACACTACACATTTatag